GTGCTGCTCGCAGCGGCGAGCGCGAATACCGAGTTCTTCGATCGCTACTACGGCTGGCTCTATGCGGCCAACGTCGCCGTCGCGCTGATCTTCATGTTGATCGTCGCGGTGCTCGTCGTCATCATCGTCACGCGATTACGCAAGGGCAAGTTCGGCACGAGACTGCTGGCGAAGCTCGCGTTCTTCTTCGCGCTCGTCGGCGTGGTGCCGGGCGGCATCATCTACATCGTGTCGTATCAGTTCGTGTCGCGCAGTATCGAGTCGTGGTTCGACGTGAATGTCGAAACGGCGTTGACCTCCGGGCTGAATCTCGGGCGCGGCATGCTCGACGCGTCGCTGTCCGATCTTCAAACCAAAGGCCGCCTGATGGCCGAGCAGCTCGCGAGCGCGGACTCCGCCGGCACGACGCTCACGCTGCTGCGTTTGCGCGATCAGTTCGGCGTGCAGGATGCGACGATCGTCGAGCCGTCGCGCAGTATGTCGGGCCCGACGCCGGAAATGCATGTGGTCGCGCAGGCGACCGGCAATTACGCGTCGCTGGTGCCCAGCGATCTGCCCACACCGATCATGATCGAGCAGGCGCGTGGCCGCGGCTTTGCATCGATCGAAGGCGAAGTGGATGGCGATCCGAAAGCACGCGGCGCCAAGGGCGCCTTGCGTCTGCGCATCGTGCAGCGCATCCCGGACGCCAACGCCACCCAGTTGCAGCCAACCGAGCGCTTCCTGCAACTTACGCAACCCGTGTCGCAATCATTGGCGCGCAACGCGGATGCCGTGCAGCGCGCGTATCGCGAGTATCAGGAGAAAGCGCTCGGGCGCACGGGCTTGCGCAAGATGTACATCGGCACGCTCACGCTCGCGCTGTTTCTCGCGACCTTCATCGCGATGATGCTTGCGCTCGCGCTCGGCAATCAGCTCGCGCGGCCATTGTTCCTGCTCGCGCAAGGCACGAAGGAAGTGACGGAAGGCGACTACACGCCGAAGCGCGAAATCAAGTCGCGCGACGAACTCGGCTTCCTCACGCAGTCGTTCAACGCGATGACGCGGCAGTTGTCGGAGGCGCGCGCGGCCGTCGAGGCGAACCGCGTTGCGCTCGAACATTCGAAGGCGTACCTCGAAAGCATTCTTGCGAATCTGACAGCGGGGGTGTTCGTGTTCGACCGCCAGTTCCGCCTGACGACGGCCAATCGCGGCGCGGAGCGTATCTTCCGTCAGCCGTTCGCGTCGCTGTTCGGTTCGTCGCTGGATCGCATCAGCGTGCTGAGCGAATTCGGCGCGATGGTGCGCAAGGCGTTCGCGGATCTCGAAGCGGCTGGCGGCGGCGATCAAGGTGACACAGGGCACTGGCAGCAGCAGATGGCGCTGCAGATTCCGGGCGAAACCGATCCGCTGACGCTGCTGGTGCGCGGCGCGCGGCTCGTGTCGGCGGCGGGCAACGAGAGCGACGATGAAGAGACGTCCGGGTACGTCGTCGTGTTCGACGATATTTCCGACGTGATCTCCGCGCAACGTTCGATCGCATGGGGCGAAGTCGCGCGGCGTCTTGCGCACGAGATCAAGAATCCGCTGACGCCGATCCAACTTTCGGCAGAACGCTTGCAGATGAAGCTTACTGACAAGCTCTCGCCATCGGATGCAGACGTATTGAAACGCGGTGCCACTACAATCGTGAATCAGGTCGCCGCGATGAAGCAGATGGTCGACGATTTCCGCGACTATGCGCGCACGCCGCCTGCCGTGCTTTCGAATCTGCAACTGAACGAACTGGTCAGCGAAGTGCTGACGTTGTACGGAATCGAAGAAGGCAAGAGCCCGATTGTCGTCGAATTGGCGGACTTGCCCGTTATACGCGGTGACGCGACGCAATTGCGTCAGGTGATCCATAACCTGCTGCAGAACGCGCAGGACGCTGTCGCCGATATCGGGCAACCGCGTGTGTTGCTCGAGACGAGGACAGTAGAATATGGCGATCCCGACGCAGAGGGCAAAGTGAGCGTCGCGGTGCGATTGACCGTGTCGGACAACGGTCCGGGCTTCCCCGCGCGCATCCTCACGCGTGCGTTCGAACCTTACGTGACGACCAAGGCCAAAGGAACAGGTCTTGGACTTGCCATGGTCAAGAAGATCGTCGATGAACACGGCGCACGAATCGACATTCGCAATCGCCTGAAAGCGGGCGATGTGATCGAAGGCGCGCAAATTTCGATCCTCTTCCTACAACTCGCAGACAACAAGGCTGCGGCGCCCGGAAGCGGGCCGCAGGCGGTGCACGGCAGTGGCGGTGCATCGCAGGGAAAGACAAAAGCAACAGTGCAGACAAGGGCAGCTTAAATGGCAACCATCCTGGTGGTAGATGATGAAATGGGCATCCGGGAATTGCTCTCGGAGATCCTGAGCGACGAAGGGCATGTCGTGGAGGTCGCGGAGAACGCGCAGGAGGCGCGCGACTACCGGCAACGCCTGGCACCCGATCTGGTGCTGCTCGACATCTGGATGCCCGATACCGATGGCGTGACGTTGCTCAAGGAGTGGGCCGCGCAAGCGCTACTCACGATGCCCGTCATCATGATGTCGGGTCACGCGACCATCGATACGGCGGTCGAAGCAACCAAGATCGGCGCGCTCAACTTTCTTGAAAAGCCGATCGCGCTGCAGAAGCTGCTGAAGGCCGTCGAGCAGGGACTCGCGCGCGGCAGCGCGGCGCCTGCGGCAGGCGGCATGGCAGCGAAGCCGGCGATGGCGACGAATGCGTCGGCGGTGGCATCGGCGGCTGCGCTGCCCATCATGTCGGCGGACAGCCTGAGCGGCGGCGTGCTGTCCGCGCAGACGGCATCGATTTCATTCGACATTCCGCTGCGCGATGCCCGCGATGCATTCGAGCGCGCGTACTTCGAGTATCACCTCGCGCGCGAGAACGGCAGCATGACGCGCGTCGCCGAAAAGACGGGGCTGGAGCGGACGCATTTGTATCGCAAGCTCAAGCAACTCGGCGTCGATCTCGGCAAGAACAAGGGCGAATAAGCGCGCTTCAAGTTTTTTTCGGGAGGGGCTTGAGAAAGGCAAAAGTGCTTGCTATACTCTCGCTTCTTCGTTGGCCCGGTAGCTCAGTTGGTAGAGCAGCGGATTGAAAATCCGCGTGTCGGTGGTTCGATTCCGCCCCAGGCCACCAGGATTCAGCCCCAGGAAATCGCAAGATTCCTGGGGCTTTTCCTATTTGCGGGCGAGATGTCGTTCGCGGCGTGGGATGAGCGGCGCAGCGGCCGCGAGCAGGCCTCGGCTGCGCATGATAAAATCCCGCTGTATCAAGGACTTGCCGCATGTTCTTCGCAAGTCCTTTTTCGTTTCAGGTCCAAGGCATCGTGTAGCGTGAAACGCTCTGGCGGACGATCAACGGTATAAGCCATAGCAGATTGGCGCGCGAAAGCCGCCGCCTATACTGCTTGAGCCAACGTCCGCGCCGGCCAGCGCCGAAGGGTCTCGAACAGGTCGCGAGGCCGGCCGCAAGTCGCCGCGCGCGGCCGCTGGCGCACGCAATCAACCTACACGGAGTTTCACGGTGACCCGCAAAGACGCCAAGAGTAGCGCGCTCGTGCTGTTTTCCGGTGGCCAGGATTCGGCCACGTGTCTCGCCTGGGCGCTGGATCGATATGAAACGGTCGAAACCCTGGGTTTCGACTATGGCCAGCGGCATCGCGTCGAACTCGAATGCCGCGAAGGATTTCGCAGCGCCGTGGCGCGCACGTTCCCCGAGTGGGGCGGGCGGCTCGGCGACGATCACATGATCGATCTGTCAGTGCTCGGCTCGATCAGCGATACCGCGATGACGCGCGAGATCGAGATCCACGCAGCATCGAACGGTCTGCCGAATACATTCGTGCCCGGCCGCAATCTGATGTTCATGACGATCGCGGCGGCCATTGCGTATCGGCGCGGACTGCGTGTGCTGGTCGGCGGCATGTGCGAGACGGATTTTTCCGGCTACCCGGATTGCCGCGACGACACGATGAAAGCGCTGCAAGTCGCGCTGAACCTCGGCATGGACAGCCGCTTCGTGCTGGAGACGCCGCTGATGTGGATCGACAAGGCAGACACGTGGCGCCTCGCGCATGAGCTGGGCGGCGAGGAACTGGTCGAGCTGATTCGCGTCGAGACGCACACGTGTTATCTCGGCGAGCGGGCGGAACTGCATGCATGGGGCTTCGGTTGTGGCGAGTGCCCTGCGTGCCGTTTGCGCAAGCGCGGTTACGAGGCGTATCTGAACGGCGAACAGGTCACGGAACCCGCTTGAACGGCACAGGCAAGCAACAGCACGCGGCACAAGCGCACATCAACAGAGCTTCACGGAGCATCGGGCAGAAAGCAGCATGACGTACGCGGTCAAGGAAATCTTCTATACGTTGCAGGGCGAGGGCGCGAACGCCGGACGTCCGGCCGTGTTTTGCCGGTTCGCCGGATGCAACCTGTGGTCGGGCCGCGAAGAAGATCGCGCCGACGCGGTTTGCCAGTTCTGCGATACCGACTTCGTCGGCACCGACGGCGAGAACGGCGGCAAATTCCGCACGCCCGAAGAACTCGCGGCGAAAATTGCTTCGTTGTGGCCCGAAGGCGAAGGCCAGCGCTTTGTCGTGTGCACGGGCGGCGAGCCGATGTTGCAGATCGACCAGCCGCTCGTCGATGCATTGCACGCACAAGGCTTTGAAATCGCGATCGAAACGAACGGTTCGTTGCCCGTGCTCGACACGATCGACTGGATCTGCGTGAGCCCGAAGGCCGATGCGCCGCTCGTGCAGACTAAAGGCAACGAACTGAAAGTGGTCGTGCCGCAAGAAAACCAGCGTCTCGCCGACTATGCGAAGCTCGACTTCGACTATTTCCTCGTCCAGCCGATGGACGGTCCGTCGCGCGATATCAACACGAAGCTCGCCATCGACTGGTGCAAGCGTCATCCGCAATGGCGGCTGTCGATGCAGACTCACAAGTACCTGAACATTCCCTGATTTGCCGTGCTGACGATTACACGAAAACTCGAATTCGACGCGGGCCACCGCATTCCCGATCACCGCAGCCAGTGCCGCAATCTGCACGGTCATCGCTACGTGCTCGAAATCACGCTGCAAGGCGACCTCGTCGAAACGGAAGGCGCGCCGGATCGCGGCATGGTGATGGATTTCGCCGACGTGAAAGCGCTCGCGAACGAGCACCTCGTCGACAAGTGGGATCACGCGTTTCTCGTCTATGAAGGCGATACGCAGGTGCGCGGCTTTCTCGAATCGATGGCCGGCCACAAGACGATCGTGCTCGACCGCATTCCGACCGTCGAAAACCTCGCGGCCGTTGCCTTCGACATTCTGGCGAACGTCTACGACGCGCACTACGGCGTCAATCTGCGTCTGCACAAAGTGCGTCTGTATGAGACGCCGAATTGCTGGGCCGACGTCGTTCGCGACTAAACGGGTTATTGTCACGGTATGATCGTTTCGATAACCACACGGAGCGAGACATGCCGGTCACCGCGCTGCGCTGCGGGCTCGATGCCCGCCACCATCATCTAGTTGTTGACGTCGGCCTTTCGGGCCGCGTCGTCTCTTGCTCGAGCCTGATTGCGGCTGTGCCTCACATCGACGGAGGCGCGCGATGAGCACCTTCACGAATCCCCTCAAGCTGCGTCTCAAGGACCCGGACCCGCTGTTCGGCCTGTGGCTGTCGCTGGGCAGCGATAGCGCGGCGGAAGCGCTCGCGCACGCCGGCTTCGACTGGCTGCTGATCGACATGGAGCATGCGCCCAACGACAGCGTCGACGTGACCGGACAGTTGCGCGCGATTGCTGCGGCGCATCTGCCGACCGAGCCCGTCGTGCGTCTGCCCGCCGTCGAGCCGTGGCTCGTCAAGCGCGTGCTCGATGCGGGCGCGCGCACGCTGATGTTTCCGAACATCGAGACGGCTGACGAAGCCGCCCACGCCGTTCGCCTGACGCAATACGCCACAGCCGACGCGCCGGACGGTCTGCGTGGCGTCGCAGGCGCCGTGCGTGCTGCCGCTTACGGCATGCGGCGCGACTATCTGCAGAATGCGAATGCGCAGATCGCAAATATCGTGCAGATCGAATCGCAACACGCGCTCGCAAATCTGGAGCAGATCGCGGCGACGCAGGGTGTCGATTGCCTGTTCGTCGGACCGGCGGATCTCGCGGCGAGCCTCGGTCATCTCGGCGATTCGAAACACCCTGAAGTCCAGGACGCGATGAAGCATATTCTGGACGTCGCGCATCGTGCGCGTGTTGCGACGGGCATCTTCGCGATGGACGTCGCGAGCGCGCGGCAATACCGGTCGGAAGGCTTTCGCTTCATCGCGCTGGCCGCCGACGTCATGTGGCTGTTGCGCACCACGCGACAGGCACTGCAGGAGGCACGGTCATGAAGCTGTTGTCGTTACGCGCGGTGCGCACTGCAAGCCGTGCCGTCGTGCTGAGCGCCCTGATGGCGAGCGCGGCGGCGCATGCGCAGGGCAAGACGCCGCCCGCCTCGGATATGGAAACGCAAACGGCCGTCGCCGATTACAACGCAGGCAATTTCACGTCCGCGCTCGCCGAGTTTCGCAAGGCCGCGCAGCGTGGCAGCCGCCTCGCCGAGTTCAACTACGCAATGATGCTGCTGAACGGCGAGGGCGGTCCTGCGAATGTCGAAGAAGGCAAGAAGTGGCTGCGCAAAGCCGCTGACGCGAACATGTCGCACGCGCAATACGTGTACGGCAAGATGTACGACGATGGCGAATTCGTCGGGCGCGATCCTGCCGAAGCGCATCAATGGTTTCTGAAGGCAGCGCAGCAAGGGCATATCCAGGCCGAACTGGCGCTGGCGAATCAGTTTCTCGACGGGCGCGGCACCGCGCGCGACAACCAGCAGGCGTTCTTCTGGTACAAAAAAGCGGCCGAGGGCGGCGACATGACCGCGCAGTACGTCACGGGTTCGTTCTACGAGCGCGGCGGCGATGGCGTCACGCAGAACCTGAACGTCGCGCGAGCCTATTACGCTGCGGCCGCCGCGCAGGGCGACCCCGCGGCGCGGCTCAAGTATCAGCAGCTCAGCACACAGTTACGCGAATCGCACGAAGCGAAGCCACAATGAAAAACGGCGCCTGAAAATTCAGGCGCCGTTTTTTTGCATGTCCGTGTTGCTGGTGCTGTCAGGTCAGCTTTGCATCAGACGCTTCTGTCGCGCAACGCTCATGATGAGTCCGATCGCGAAACCGAGCGTTGTCAGCGCGGTGCCGCCGTAACTCATGAACGG
This is a stretch of genomic DNA from Paraburkholderia caribensis. It encodes these proteins:
- a CDS encoding sensor histidine kinase, whose amino-acid sequence is MLNKVRRATSVGSLVLRLLVSTVAVTAVLLLVLLAAASANTEFFDRYYGWLYAANVAVALIFMLIVAVLVVIIVTRLRKGKFGTRLLAKLAFFFALVGVVPGGIIYIVSYQFVSRSIESWFDVNVETALTSGLNLGRGMLDASLSDLQTKGRLMAEQLASADSAGTTLTLLRLRDQFGVQDATIVEPSRSMSGPTPEMHVVAQATGNYASLVPSDLPTPIMIEQARGRGFASIEGEVDGDPKARGAKGALRLRIVQRIPDANATQLQPTERFLQLTQPVSQSLARNADAVQRAYREYQEKALGRTGLRKMYIGTLTLALFLATFIAMMLALALGNQLARPLFLLAQGTKEVTEGDYTPKREIKSRDELGFLTQSFNAMTRQLSEARAAVEANRVALEHSKAYLESILANLTAGVFVFDRQFRLTTANRGAERIFRQPFASLFGSSLDRISVLSEFGAMVRKAFADLEAAGGGDQGDTGHWQQQMALQIPGETDPLTLLVRGARLVSAAGNESDDEETSGYVVVFDDISDVISAQRSIAWGEVARRLAHEIKNPLTPIQLSAERLQMKLTDKLSPSDADVLKRGATTIVNQVAAMKQMVDDFRDYARTPPAVLSNLQLNELVSEVLTLYGIEEGKSPIVVELADLPVIRGDATQLRQVIHNLLQNAQDAVADIGQPRVLLETRTVEYGDPDAEGKVSVAVRLTVSDNGPGFPARILTRAFEPYVTTKAKGTGLGLAMVKKIVDEHGARIDIRNRLKAGDVIEGAQISILFLQLADNKAAAPGSGPQAVHGSGGASQGKTKATVQTRAA
- the esaR gene encoding response regulator transcription factor EsaR; the protein is MATILVVDDEMGIRELLSEILSDEGHVVEVAENAQEARDYRQRLAPDLVLLDIWMPDTDGVTLLKEWAAQALLTMPVIMMSGHATIDTAVEATKIGALNFLEKPIALQKLLKAVEQGLARGSAAPAAGGMAAKPAMATNASAVASAAALPIMSADSLSGGVLSAQTASISFDIPLRDARDAFERAYFEYHLARENGSMTRVAEKTGLERTHLYRKLKQLGVDLGKNKGE
- the queC gene encoding 7-cyano-7-deazaguanine synthase QueC; the encoded protein is MTRKDAKSSALVLFSGGQDSATCLAWALDRYETVETLGFDYGQRHRVELECREGFRSAVARTFPEWGGRLGDDHMIDLSVLGSISDTAMTREIEIHAASNGLPNTFVPGRNLMFMTIAAAIAYRRGLRVLVGGMCETDFSGYPDCRDDTMKALQVALNLGMDSRFVLETPLMWIDKADTWRLAHELGGEELVELIRVETHTCYLGERAELHAWGFGCGECPACRLRKRGYEAYLNGEQVTEPA
- the queE gene encoding 7-carboxy-7-deazaguanine synthase; protein product: MTYAVKEIFYTLQGEGANAGRPAVFCRFAGCNLWSGREEDRADAVCQFCDTDFVGTDGENGGKFRTPEELAAKIASLWPEGEGQRFVVCTGGEPMLQIDQPLVDALHAQGFEIAIETNGSLPVLDTIDWICVSPKADAPLVQTKGNELKVVVPQENQRLADYAKLDFDYFLVQPMDGPSRDINTKLAIDWCKRHPQWRLSMQTHKYLNIP
- the queD gene encoding 6-carboxytetrahydropterin synthase QueD; amino-acid sequence: MTITRKLEFDAGHRIPDHRSQCRNLHGHRYVLEITLQGDLVETEGAPDRGMVMDFADVKALANEHLVDKWDHAFLVYEGDTQVRGFLESMAGHKTIVLDRIPTVENLAAVAFDILANVYDAHYGVNLRLHKVRLYETPNCWADVVRD
- a CDS encoding HpcH/HpaI aldolase family protein produces the protein MSTFTNPLKLRLKDPDPLFGLWLSLGSDSAAEALAHAGFDWLLIDMEHAPNDSVDVTGQLRAIAAAHLPTEPVVRLPAVEPWLVKRVLDAGARTLMFPNIETADEAAHAVRLTQYATADAPDGLRGVAGAVRAAAYGMRRDYLQNANAQIANIVQIESQHALANLEQIAATQGVDCLFVGPADLAASLGHLGDSKHPEVQDAMKHILDVAHRARVATGIFAMDVASARQYRSEGFRFIALAADVMWLLRTTRQALQEARS
- a CDS encoding tetratricopeptide repeat protein, with the translated sequence MASAAAHAQGKTPPASDMETQTAVADYNAGNFTSALAEFRKAAQRGSRLAEFNYAMMLLNGEGGPANVEEGKKWLRKAADANMSHAQYVYGKMYDDGEFVGRDPAEAHQWFLKAAQQGHIQAELALANQFLDGRGTARDNQQAFFWYKKAAEGGDMTAQYVTGSFYERGGDGVTQNLNVARAYYAAAAAQGDPAARLKYQQLSTQLRESHEAKPQ